In the genome of Falsirhodobacter halotolerans, the window ATCCGGCGCGTGGGGCGGAGGTGGCGGCCCTGGCCGCCGCGCGCGGGCTGGTCGTGACCCGCCGGTCGGTCGGCGATCCGCCCGGTGGGCAGGTCCATGTCGCCGATACGCTGGGAGAGATGGGGCTGTGGTATCGCATGGCCGCCGCCACCCTGATCGGCGGCACCTTCGCCCCCGTGGGCGGGCACACGCCCTATGAACCCGCCGCCTTCGGGTCGGCCATCCTGCACGGGCCGGAGGTTGCGAATTTCGCACAGGTCTTCGCCGATCTGGACGCGGGCGGCGGCGCGGTGGCGGTGACCCCCGACACGCTGGCCCCCCTTCTGGATCTTCTGGACCCCGCCGCCACGGCGGAAACGGCCCGCGCCCTTCTGCCCGACACCGGCGCGGCTGACCGGGTCATTCGGATCGTGGCGGGGACGGTCTAGGGGCGCGGCCCGCCCGCCACATTGCCGCCCGCCCCAGAAGATGCGCCCCGATCGGCGCGGTCATCAAGAGGAACAGGATCGCAAAGCCCGCACGGCTGGCCGCGCTGACGCCGCCGATATCGACCGCCGCCGCCAGAAGCGCCAGCGCGCTGGCAAAGCTGCCCACCTTGGAACTGGCATGCATCCGGGTCAGCGCGTCGGGAAACCGCAGCACGCCCAACCCCGCCGCCAGCGCAAAGCCGCCCGCCAGAAGAGCGAGGAGTCCGGTCAGAACCTCAGTCATCGCAATCCCCCCGACGCACCTGCCGTTCGGCGTAACGGGCCAGCGCCACAACCGATAGAAAGCTGACAAGCGCCAACGCCACCGCGATGTCCAGAAACGCCTCGGCCCCCGTGCGGATGGCATAAAGACCGCAGACGGTGATGACGGCGGCGGTCACCATGTCCAGCGCCACCACGCGGTCCACCATGCGCGGCCCCCGGGCCAGCCGCAGGCAGGCCAGACAGATCGTCACGCCCACGCAGACAAGGCCGATGGTCACGCAAATTGCCTGAAAGGTTTCTGGGGTCATGCGCGGAATACCTTTCCGATACGATGTTCCATTCCCGACTTCAGCTCGTGGATCAGTGCCGCCTCGTCCGTGGCATAGATCGAATGGATGAGAAGGAAGCTGCGATCCTCGGCCACGTCCAGCGTCAGGGTGCCGGGGGTCAGGGTGATCAGGTTGGCCAGCAGGAAGATCTCGGCATCCGAATGGGCGTCGAGCGGCATTCGGACGATGGCCGGATGCAGGTTGGGCCGCAGGGCGAAACAGTCGCGGGCCACCATCACGCAGGATTTCACCAGTTCCTTTATGAAAAACCCCGCCAGCAGCAGGGATTGGGGAACGGCGCGGAAATAGTTCCCCTCCCCCACCCCGCGCAGCAGGTCGCGGGCGCACCACAGCCCCACGAAGCCCACGGCATACCCCATCAGCAGGTTCGGCAGCGAAAACCCGTTCCACAGCGCGGCCCAGCCGATGGCCATCAACAGGTTCAGCGTGAAAAGCTTCATGGTGCCACCTCGTTCATGCCGGCCTCCGGCAGCACGGTTCTGACGTAATCCGTCGGGTCCAGAAGTTGCGCGGCCCCGGTGGTCGCGAAGTCGAGGAAGGGCGCGGGGAACACCCCGATCACCACCGTCATGGCGGCCAGCGCCGCGATGGGGCCGATCATCTGCACCCGCGCGCCGCTCGGCAGATCGCTCAGCCGGGGTTGCCGCCCGTCGGGATGGGGTTTCCAGAACGCCTCGGCCCAGATCTTGGTCATGGAAAAGATGGTGAACAGCCCGACCAGCAGCGCCACCCCCGCCACCAGCCACGCCCCGATGTCGAGCGAGGCGCGCACGATCACGAATTTCGCCCAGAAGCCCGACAGGGGCGGAAACCCGGCCAGCGAGAATGCGGGGATCAGGAACAGAACCCCCAGAAGCGGCGCCGTGCGATAAAGGCCGCCGATGGCATAGAGATCGGACGATCCCGTCAGACGGCGCGACACGCCCGCGATCAGGAACAGGTTGGTTTTCACGATGATGTGGTGCAGCAGATAGAACACCGCCCCCATCAGCGCCAGCGGCGTCATCAGCGCCAGACCCAGCACCATGTATCCGATCTGACTGACGATGTGGAACGACAGGATCTTGCGGAAGTCGCTTTGCGCCGCCGCCCCCAGAACCCCGGTCAGCATGGTCAGAAGCGCCACCCACAAAAGGATCTGGTGGGTGTAGCCCACATCGTCGGTGAAGATCAGCGTGAACATGCGGATCAGGGCATAGACGCCCACCTTGGTCAGCAGGCCCGCGAACACCGCCGACACCGCGTAATGCGGCGTGTGATAGGCGGCGGGCAGCCAGAAGAACAAAGGAAACACCGCCGCCTTCAGGCCGAAGGCCACCATCAGCATCATCGCGATCATCGTCATCAACCCGCGATCGGGGGCCGCCGCCACCGCCCCCCGCAGGTCGGCAAGGTTCAACGTGCCGGTCGCGCCGTAAAGCAGCCCGGCCCCGCCCAGAAACAGCACGGTGGAGACGAGGTTCAGCGTGACGTATTTCACCGCCCCGTCGATCGCCGTCCGTTTGCCGCCGATGACCAGAAGCCCGAAGGAGGAGATGAGCAGAACCTCGAACCAGACGTAGAGGTTGAAGAGATCGCCCGTCAGGAAGGCCCCCGTCACGCCGCCCAGAAGGCATTGGAACAAGGTGTGATACCCGTGGCGCGCGGAGGTGGGGCCGATTTCCGCCAGCGCCCAGACCGCGACGGCCAACCCGACGATGGCGGTGATCAGCACCATCGCCACCGCCAGATGGTCGGCCACCAATGTGATGCCGAAGGGCGCGTCCCAACCGCCGATCTGGCCCGCCACGACCCCCGCCTCGATCACCCGGACCGTCAGCACCCCTGCGGCCAGCAACGCCGCCACCGACCCCGCGACGGAAACCCAGGCGCCAAGCCGCGACGCGCGCGTCAAGAAGGCGATCGCCGCCGCGGCGAACGGGATCAGGATGGGGAAAACAAGAACCCAGCTCATGTCATGTCCCCGCCGCGCGGGCTTGGCGGTTCGGCCAGACGCATGCGATCCACCTCCAGATGGCCGAAGGTGCGATAGGCGCGCAGCGTCAGCGCCAGCGCAAAGGCAAAAAGGCCGAACCCGATGACGATCGCCGTCAGCAGGAGCGCCTGCGGCAGCGCATTCGCCATCTGGTCGGGCGGAAGCGCCCCGGACCCGCCCAGAAGCGGCGGCGCGCCGGGCGTCAGCCGCCCCCCCGCCAGAATGGCCACATTGATCCCGTTGGACAGCAGCAAGAGCCCGAACAGGAACCGCAACAGGTTGCCCGACAGCATCAGCCAGATTGCGACGGCCACGAGAAATCCGGCCAGAACGGCCACAAGCGCTTCCATCAGCCCGCCTCCTCCAGCGCGAAGACAAGGGTCAGGATCGCCCCGAACACCGCCATATACACACCAATGTCGAAAAAC includes:
- a CDS encoding Na+/H+ antiporter subunit E, whose translation is MKLFTLNLLMAIGWAALWNGFSLPNLLMGYAVGFVGLWCARDLLRGVGEGNYFRAVPQSLLLAGFFIKELVKSCVMVARDCFALRPNLHPAIVRMPLDAHSDAEIFLLANLITLTPGTLTLDVAEDRSFLLIHSIYATDEAALIHELKSGMEHRIGKVFRA
- a CDS encoding cation:proton antiporter, producing the protein MTEVLTGLLALLAGGFALAAGLGVLRFPDALTRMHASSKVGSFASALALLAAAVDIGGVSAASRAGFAILFLLMTAPIGAHLLGRAAMWRAGRAPRPSPPRSE
- a CDS encoding NADH-quinone oxidoreductase subunit K → MEALVAVLAGFLVAVAIWLMLSGNLLRFLFGLLLLSNGINVAILAGGRLTPGAPPLLGGSGALPPDQMANALPQALLLTAIVIGFGLFAFALALTLRAYRTFGHLEVDRMRLAEPPSPRGGDMT
- a CDS encoding monovalent cation/H+ antiporter complex subunit F, whose translation is MTPETFQAICVTIGLVCVGVTICLACLRLARGPRMVDRVVALDMVTAAVITVCGLYAIRTGAEAFLDIAVALALVSFLSVVALARYAERQVRRGDCDD
- a CDS encoding Na+/H+ antiporter subunit D yields the protein MSWVLVFPILIPFAAAAIAFLTRASRLGAWVSVAGSVAALLAAGVLTVRVIEAGVVAGQIGGWDAPFGITLVADHLAVAMVLITAIVGLAVAVWALAEIGPTSARHGYHTLFQCLLGGVTGAFLTGDLFNLYVWFEVLLISSFGLLVIGGKRTAIDGAVKYVTLNLVSTVLFLGGAGLLYGATGTLNLADLRGAVAAAPDRGLMTMIAMMLMVAFGLKAAVFPLFFWLPAAYHTPHYAVSAVFAGLLTKVGVYALIRMFTLIFTDDVGYTHQILLWVALLTMLTGVLGAAAQSDFRKILSFHIVSQIGYMVLGLALMTPLALMGAVFYLLHHIIVKTNLFLIAGVSRRLTGSSDLYAIGGLYRTAPLLGVLFLIPAFSLAGFPPLSGFWAKFVIVRASLDIGAWLVAGVALLVGLFTIFSMTKIWAEAFWKPHPDGRQPRLSDLPSGARVQMIGPIAALAAMTVVIGVFPAPFLDFATTGAAQLLDPTDYVRTVLPEAGMNEVAP